In Streptomyces sp. NBC_00569, a single genomic region encodes these proteins:
- the secE gene encoding preprotein translocase subunit SecE: MTDAVGSIDMPDAQDEAPESQKKPRKGGKRGKKGPFGRLALFYRQIVAELRKVVWPTRNQLTTYTSVVIVFVVIMIGLVTVIDYGFNHAVKYIFG; the protein is encoded by the coding sequence GTGACGGACGCCGTGGGCTCCATCGACATGCCTGATGCCCAGGATGAGGCGCCGGAGTCCCAGAAGAAGCCCCGTAAGGGTGGCAAGCGCGGAAAGAAGGGCCCTTTCGGCCGTCTCGCGCTCTTCTACCGCCAGATCGTCGCGGAGCTCCGCAAGGTTGTCTGGCCGACTCGCAACCAGCTCACCACGTACACCAGTGTGGTGATCGTGTTCGTCGTCATCATGATCGGTCTGGTAACCGTGATTGACTATGGCTTCAACCACGCCGTCAAGTACATCTTCGGCTGA
- a CDS encoding NAD(P)-dependent oxidoreductase — translation MRITVFGATGGIGQEIVRQALASGHQVTAVVRDPARFTVTGAGLEVFRADVRDPEALRPAVAGRDAVLSGLGARRRADAGIAAELTRSVLGAVEAEDVRRLLVVSAAPVGPEPERSPLLDRAMLGVINSLLKPVYDDLRAMEAELAASATDWTSVRPPKLTDKPLTGTYRTVVGGNPRSGRSISRADVAHAMLAMIDDPATVKQGVGVAY, via the coding sequence ATGAGGATCACTGTCTTCGGAGCGACCGGCGGCATCGGCCAGGAGATCGTCCGGCAGGCACTGGCATCGGGCCATCAGGTCACCGCGGTGGTCCGTGACCCCGCGCGGTTCACGGTGACGGGCGCGGGCCTGGAGGTGTTCCGGGCGGATGTGCGGGACCCCGAGGCGCTGCGCCCCGCCGTCGCCGGGCGCGACGCGGTCCTGTCCGGGCTCGGCGCCCGCAGGCGCGCGGACGCGGGCATCGCGGCCGAGCTGACCCGGTCGGTGCTGGGCGCGGTGGAGGCCGAGGACGTACGGCGTCTGCTCGTCGTCAGCGCGGCGCCGGTCGGCCCCGAACCCGAGCGCTCACCGCTCCTCGACCGCGCCATGCTCGGCGTCATCAACTCGCTGCTCAAGCCCGTCTACGACGATCTGCGGGCCATGGAGGCCGAGCTCGCGGCCAGCGCCACGGACTGGACCTCCGTACGCCCGCCGAAGCTCACGGACAAGCCGCTCACGGGCACCTACCGGACCGTGGTCGGCGGGAATCCGCGCAGCGGCCGGAGCATCTCGCGGGCCGACGTGGCCCACGCGATGCTGGCGATGATCGACGACCCCGCGACGGTGAAGCAGGGCGTGGGGGTCGCCTACTAG
- a CDS encoding pyridoxal phosphate-dependent aminotransferase yields MSAAATPSTSPTERRVSARIGAISESATLAVDAKAKALKAAGRPVIGFGAGEPDFPTPDYIVEAAIEACKNPKYHRYTPAGGLPELKAAIAAKTLRDSGYEVDASQVLVTNGGKQAIYEAFAAILDPGDEVIVPAPYWTTYPESIRLAGGVPVEVVADETTGYRVSVEQLEAARTERTKVVLFVSPSNPTGAVYSKADAEAIGRWAVEHGLWVLTDEIYEHLVYGDAQFTSLPALLPELRDKCIVVNGVAKTYAMTGWRVGWIIGPKDVVKAATNLQSHATSNVSNVAQIAALAAVSGDLTAVAKMREAFDRRRKTIVRMLNEIDGVFCPEPEGAFYAYPSVKELLGKEIRGKRPQDSVELAALILEEAEVAVVPGEAFGTPGYLRLSYALGDEDLVEGVSRIQKLLAEARD; encoded by the coding sequence ATGAGCGCTGCTGCTACTCCTTCCACTTCGCCCACCGAGCGCCGGGTCTCCGCCCGTATCGGCGCGATCTCCGAGTCCGCGACCCTCGCCGTCGACGCCAAGGCCAAGGCCCTCAAGGCCGCCGGGCGTCCGGTCATCGGTTTCGGCGCGGGCGAGCCCGACTTCCCGACCCCGGACTACATCGTCGAAGCGGCCATCGAGGCCTGCAAGAACCCGAAGTACCACCGGTACACGCCCGCCGGCGGTCTGCCCGAGCTGAAGGCCGCGATCGCCGCGAAGACGCTGCGCGACTCCGGCTACGAGGTCGACGCCTCGCAGGTCCTGGTGACCAACGGCGGCAAGCAGGCCATCTACGAGGCCTTCGCCGCGATCCTCGACCCGGGCGACGAGGTCATCGTCCCGGCGCCGTACTGGACGACGTACCCCGAATCGATCCGTCTCGCCGGTGGCGTCCCGGTCGAGGTCGTGGCCGACGAGACGACCGGGTACCGCGTCTCCGTGGAGCAGCTGGAGGCGGCGCGCACCGAGCGCACCAAGGTCGTCCTGTTCGTGTCGCCGTCGAACCCGACGGGCGCGGTCTACAGCAAGGCCGACGCCGAGGCGATCGGCCGCTGGGCCGTCGAGCACGGCCTGTGGGTTCTCACGGACGAGATCTACGAGCACCTGGTCTACGGCGACGCCCAGTTCACGTCCCTGCCGGCGCTCCTGCCCGAGCTGCGCGACAAGTGCATCGTCGTGAACGGCGTGGCCAAGACGTACGCGATGACCGGCTGGCGTGTCGGGTGGATCATCGGCCCGAAGGACGTCGTGAAGGCCGCGACCAACCTGCAGTCGCACGCCACGTCGAACGTGTCCAACGTCGCGCAGATCGCCGCGCTCGCCGCCGTGTCCGGCGACCTGACGGCCGTCGCGAAGATGCGCGAGGCCTTCGACCGCCGCCGCAAGACCATCGTGCGCATGCTGAACGAGATCGACGGCGTGTTCTGCCCCGAGCCCGAGGGTGCCTTCTACGCGTACCCGTCGGTGAAGGAGCTGCTCGGCAAGGAGATCCGCGGCAAGCGTCCGCAGGACTCCGTCGAGCTGGCCGCACTGATCCTGGAGGAGGCCGAGGTCGCGGTGGTCCCGGGTGAGGCCTTCGGCACGCCGGGCTACCTGCGTCTGTCGTACGCCCTGGGCGACGAGGACCTGGTCGAGGGTGTCTCGCGGATCCAGAAGCTGCTCGCCGAGGCGCGCGACTGA
- a CDS encoding adenosine deaminase, translating into MERVPRDVRQLPKAHLHLHFTGSMRPTTLLELADKYGVRLPDALTGAEPPKLRATDERGWFRFQRLYDAARSCLREPEDIQRLVREAALEDLADGSGWLEIQVDPTSYAPRLGGLIPALEVILDAVETASRDTGLGMRVLVAANRMKHPLDARTLARLAVRYADRGIVGFGLSNDERRGMARDFDRAFAIAREGGLLAAPHGGELTGPASVRDCLDDLEAARIGHGVRAAEDPRLLKRLADRGVTCEVCPASNVALGVYEKPEDVPLRTLFEAGVPMALGADDPLLFGSRLAAQYEIARRHHDFDDAELAELARQSVRGSAAPQDIKAKLLSGVDDWLTAAP; encoded by the coding sequence ATGGAGCGTGTACCACGTGATGTAAGGCAGCTGCCCAAGGCCCATCTTCATCTGCACTTCACCGGGTCGATGCGGCCCACGACCCTGCTCGAACTCGCCGACAAGTACGGCGTCAGACTGCCCGACGCCCTGACCGGGGCCGAGCCGCCGAAACTGCGGGCCACCGACGAGCGCGGCTGGTTCCGTTTCCAGCGGCTGTACGACGCCGCGCGGTCCTGCCTGCGCGAGCCCGAGGACATTCAGCGGCTGGTGCGCGAGGCCGCGCTGGAGGATCTCGCGGACGGGTCGGGGTGGCTGGAGATCCAGGTCGACCCGACGTCGTACGCGCCGCGGCTCGGGGGCCTGATCCCGGCCCTGGAAGTCATCCTGGACGCCGTCGAGACCGCCTCGCGCGACACGGGTCTCGGCATGCGGGTCCTGGTGGCCGCCAACCGTATGAAGCATCCGCTGGACGCGCGCACGCTGGCCCGCCTCGCCGTGCGGTACGCGGACCGCGGCATCGTCGGCTTCGGGCTCTCCAACGACGAACGGCGGGGCATGGCGCGGGACTTCGACCGCGCGTTCGCCATCGCCAGGGAGGGCGGCCTCCTTGCCGCGCCGCACGGCGGCGAGCTGACCGGGCCCGCCTCCGTACGCGACTGCCTGGACGACCTGGAGGCGGCGCGGATCGGGCACGGGGTGCGGGCCGCCGAGGACCCGCGGCTCCTGAAGCGGCTCGCGGACCGGGGAGTGACCTGCGAGGTCTGCCCCGCCTCCAATGTCGCCCTCGGCGTCTACGAGAAGCCCGAGGATGTACCCCTGCGCACTTTGTTCGAGGCCGGGGTGCCGATGGCGCTCGGCGCCGACGACCCGCTCCTGTTCGGCTCGCGCCTGGCGGCCCAGTACGAGATCGCGCGCCGGCACCACGACTTCGACGACGCCGAACTGGCCGAGCTGGCGCGGCAGTCGGTGCGCGGCTCGGCGGCACCGCAGGACATCAAGGCGAAGCTGCTGTCGGGGGTCGACGACTGGCTGACCGCCGCCCCCTGA
- a CDS encoding TetR/AcrR family transcriptional regulator gives MHQKPARVRIVDAAHELMLSIGLARATTKEIAKAADCSEAALYKYFANKEELFVTVLSERLPKLGPLLAELSKEPGAKSVEENLTEIAREAALFYEQTFPMAASLYAEPQLKRRHEEALREMGTGPHRPIQGLDAYLRSEQDAGRVSRDADTYAAASLLLGACAQRAFAYDMAPDRKPPQPLDEFAASLARTLLTGIA, from the coding sequence ATGCATCAGAAGCCGGCCCGGGTCCGCATCGTCGACGCCGCCCATGAACTCATGCTGAGCATCGGTCTCGCCCGCGCCACCACCAAGGAGATCGCCAAGGCGGCGGACTGTTCGGAAGCGGCGCTCTACAAGTACTTCGCGAACAAGGAAGAGCTGTTCGTGACCGTTCTGAGCGAGCGGCTGCCCAAGCTCGGACCGCTCCTGGCCGAGCTGTCCAAGGAGCCGGGCGCGAAGAGCGTCGAGGAGAACCTCACGGAGATCGCCCGCGAGGCCGCCCTCTTCTACGAGCAGACCTTCCCGATGGCCGCCTCCCTGTACGCGGAACCCCAGCTCAAGCGCCGTCACGAGGAGGCGCTGCGGGAGATGGGCACGGGCCCCCACCGCCCGATCCAGGGCCTGGACGCCTACCTCAGATCCGAGCAGGACGCGGGCCGTGTCAGCCGCGACGCCGACACCTACGCCGCCGCGTCCCTCCTCCTCGGAGCCTGCGCCCAGCGGGCGTTCGCGTACGACATGGCCCCCGACCGCAAGCCCCCGCAGCCGCTGGACGAGTTCGCCGCATCCCTCGCCCGCACCCTGCTCACAGGGATCGCATAG
- a CDS encoding DsbA family protein produces the protein MLRGRGRRAAMSVLVAALTGAVAVGCGRGSSGGDATVDGKPERYASSGHLPEHLAADGTTVVVGSSRADTVVRVYEDLRCPVCGEFEEDGGAGALRKMTLHGEVRTEYTLASFLDDRLGGKGSKKAANALRAALEQGKFVEYHDLLFQEQPQEAVDGYTDAFLLRMASRVKGLRGAEFDAAVKGMKYRSFVTASQKAFEADEAPGTPAFAVNGTLLKEDRWNLMFDPEYVPLAVGTSTLPQ, from the coding sequence ATGCTGCGTGGAAGAGGGCGCCGGGCCGCCATGTCGGTGCTGGTCGCGGCGCTGACGGGCGCGGTCGCCGTGGGATGCGGCCGGGGATCGTCCGGCGGGGACGCGACCGTCGACGGGAAGCCCGAGCGGTACGCGAGCTCCGGGCACCTGCCCGAACACCTCGCCGCCGACGGCACGACGGTCGTCGTCGGATCATCCCGCGCGGACACCGTCGTACGGGTCTACGAGGACCTGCGCTGCCCCGTCTGCGGCGAGTTCGAGGAGGACGGCGGCGCGGGCGCGCTGCGGAAGATGACCCTCCACGGCGAGGTCAGGACCGAGTACACCCTGGCGTCCTTCCTCGACGACCGGCTGGGCGGCAAGGGCTCGAAGAAGGCGGCCAACGCGCTGCGGGCCGCCCTGGAGCAGGGGAAGTTCGTCGAGTACCACGACCTCCTCTTCCAGGAGCAGCCGCAGGAGGCCGTCGACGGCTACACCGACGCGTTCCTGCTCCGCATGGCCTCACGCGTGAAGGGCCTGCGCGGCGCCGAGTTCGACGCGGCGGTGAAGGGCATGAAGTACCGCTCCTTCGTCACCGCCTCACAGAAGGCCTTCGAGGCCGACGAGGCGCCCGGCACCCCGGCCTTCGCGGTGAACGGCACCCTCCTCAAGGAGGACCGGTGGAACCTGATGTTCGACCCCGAGTACGTTCCGCTGGCCGTCGGGACGTCGACCCTGCCCCAGTGA